A part of Gemmatimonas groenlandica genomic DNA contains:
- a CDS encoding PAS domain-containing protein → MPQSNRPSQRPEHTVNNVLENADTMSNEELDKLPYGMIQLDATGRILNYNAVESKLASLRKEDAIGKQFFTEIAPCTKVQEFYGRFKEGVIRESLDTSFRFHFAFKQNPRDVTVRLLYSRRTRTVWVLISDHEGKPLEG, encoded by the coding sequence ATGCCTCAGTCCAATCGCCCCTCCCAGCGTCCCGAGCATACGGTGAACAACGTGCTCGAGAATGCCGATACGATGTCCAACGAGGAGTTGGACAAGCTGCCGTACGGCATGATTCAGCTGGACGCGACCGGGCGGATCCTGAACTACAACGCCGTGGAGTCGAAACTGGCGTCGCTGCGCAAGGAAGACGCGATCGGCAAGCAGTTTTTCACCGAGATCGCGCCGTGCACGAAGGTGCAGGAGTTCTACGGGCGCTTCAAGGAAGGCGTGATCCGTGAATCACTCGATACGAGCTTCCGTTTTCACTTTGCGTTCAAGCAGAACCCACGTGACGTGACCGTGCGGTTGCTGTACTCGCGACGGACGCGCACGGTGTGGGTGCTGATCTCGGATCATGAGGGGAAGCCGCTGGAGGGGTGA
- a CDS encoding cation-translocating P-type ATPase — translation MTRSTDSSITDSPAATTLWHASSAEQTLATLESSAERGLSAEVVQARTIEYGENVLQHARSRGLLRMLLAQFADTMVVVLLVAALIAGIVGEPEDMIAIIAIVILNAVLGFAQEYRADRAMAALGALAQPLTQVRRDGTEVSVPSTALVPGDIVLLAAGNIVPADMRLLDAVHLSIEEAALTGESVPSRKDPAACPANASAVGDQTCMSFKGTTVVAGRGSGIVVATGMCTELGRIAALLRDEPESPSPLQQRLSVLGRKLAIAVVALCTIIFAAGLLRGEPVLLMFMTALSLAVAAIPEALPAVVAISLALGARRMVKQQALIRRLPAVETLGSVTYICTDKTGTLTENRMHVDSVVLGDGTAWTLSQPPAHDLTPLSEVMTLCTDVTVGAEGALVGDPTETALVRAGADVGVNKSALDAHWPRVGEVPFSSERARMTTIHRHESRVIVCTKGAPERVIAGCTSMRSADAIVPIDAARVLEQAESMAVSGLRVLAIATRTLSEQPDSAEHAEQELTLLALIGLIDPPRAEAKAAVETCQAAGIHVVMITGDHPATALAIATRLGIARADDVVLTGQDIPGLSDEDLAQRVTDVRVFARVAPEDKLRIVKALQSRGQYVAMTGDGVNDAPALKRANIGIAMGRGGTDVAREAAHMVLLDDNFATIVKAVHEGRRIYDNIRRFVRFVLSTNAGEIWTLFLAPFLGLPLPLLPIHILWMNLVTDGLPGITLAAEPAEPDSMQRPPRSPQESLLAGGLWQHALRVGLLMAALALGTQALTIRDGNSHWQTMTFTVLTLSQLFHLMAIRSERISIWTLGVRGNPALFYAVVAAFGLQMATLYVPAMNRIFHTVPLSWRELAVCVAVSSVVLFAVEGEKWWLRRHHPSSGFPS, via the coding sequence TTGACCCGCTCCACCGATTCCTCAATTACCGATTCGCCCGCGGCGACCACGCTGTGGCATGCTTCGTCGGCCGAGCAGACACTGGCCACGCTGGAGAGCTCGGCTGAGCGAGGGTTGAGCGCCGAGGTCGTGCAGGCGCGCACGATCGAGTACGGCGAGAACGTGCTGCAGCATGCACGCAGTCGTGGCCTGCTGCGCATGCTCCTGGCCCAGTTCGCCGACACCATGGTGGTGGTGTTGCTGGTGGCCGCGCTCATTGCCGGCATTGTCGGCGAGCCGGAGGACATGATTGCCATCATCGCGATCGTGATCCTGAACGCGGTGCTCGGATTCGCGCAGGAGTATCGCGCCGACCGCGCCATGGCCGCACTCGGCGCGCTCGCCCAGCCGCTCACGCAGGTGCGGCGCGACGGCACGGAAGTGTCGGTGCCATCGACCGCGCTCGTGCCGGGCGACATCGTACTGCTTGCAGCGGGCAACATCGTGCCGGCCGATATGCGTCTGCTCGACGCAGTGCATCTCAGCATCGAGGAGGCAGCGCTCACCGGCGAGTCCGTGCCCAGCCGCAAGGATCCCGCCGCGTGTCCGGCAAACGCCAGTGCCGTGGGCGATCAGACGTGCATGAGCTTCAAGGGCACGACGGTCGTCGCCGGACGCGGCAGCGGCATCGTGGTCGCCACCGGCATGTGCACCGAGCTCGGGCGCATTGCCGCCCTGCTGCGCGACGAGCCCGAATCGCCGTCGCCCCTGCAGCAGCGCCTGTCCGTGCTCGGGCGCAAGCTCGCCATCGCCGTGGTGGCGCTCTGCACCATCATCTTCGCGGCCGGTCTCCTGCGCGGCGAGCCGGTGCTGCTGATGTTCATGACGGCGCTCAGCCTTGCCGTGGCGGCTATTCCCGAAGCGCTTCCCGCCGTCGTCGCGATCTCGCTCGCCCTCGGCGCACGGCGCATGGTGAAGCAGCAGGCCTTGATTCGTCGCCTGCCCGCCGTGGAGACGCTTGGCTCGGTGACGTACATCTGCACCGACAAGACCGGCACGCTCACCGAGAACCGCATGCACGTGGATAGCGTCGTGCTCGGCGACGGCACGGCGTGGACGTTGTCACAGCCGCCGGCGCACGATCTCACTCCGCTGTCCGAAGTCATGACGTTGTGCACCGACGTCACCGTCGGTGCAGAGGGCGCGCTGGTGGGCGATCCCACCGAAACGGCCCTCGTGCGCGCCGGCGCCGACGTTGGCGTGAACAAGAGCGCGCTCGACGCGCACTGGCCGCGCGTGGGCGAAGTGCCGTTCTCGTCGGAACGGGCGCGCATGACGACGATACATCGACATGAGAGCCGCGTCATCGTGTGCACGAAAGGCGCGCCCGAACGCGTGATCGCCGGCTGTACCTCCATGCGGAGCGCCGATGCGATCGTGCCGATCGACGCGGCGCGTGTGCTGGAGCAGGCCGAATCGATGGCGGTGTCCGGGCTGCGCGTGCTGGCGATCGCCACGCGCACGCTATCCGAGCAGCCGGATTCGGCCGAACACGCCGAGCAGGAGCTCACGCTGCTGGCGCTGATCGGGCTCATCGACCCGCCGCGTGCCGAAGCGAAAGCGGCCGTGGAAACCTGTCAGGCGGCCGGCATTCACGTGGTCATGATTACCGGTGATCACCCCGCTACTGCCCTCGCGATCGCCACGCGATTGGGCATCGCTCGTGCTGACGATGTGGTCCTCACGGGGCAAGACATCCCCGGGCTCTCCGACGAAGACCTCGCGCAACGCGTGACCGACGTGCGCGTGTTCGCCCGCGTGGCGCCCGAAGACAAACTGCGCATCGTGAAAGCGCTGCAGTCGCGTGGTCAGTATGTCGCGATGACCGGCGACGGGGTGAACGACGCACCGGCGCTCAAGCGCGCCAACATCGGTATCGCGATGGGGCGCGGCGGCACCGACGTGGCGCGCGAGGCCGCGCACATGGTGCTGCTCGACGACAACTTCGCCACCATCGTGAAGGCGGTGCACGAAGGGCGTCGCATCTACGACAACATCCGGCGCTTCGTGCGCTTTGTGTTGTCCACGAACGCGGGCGAGATATGGACGCTCTTTCTCGCGCCGTTCCTGGGCCTGCCGCTGCCGTTGCTGCCGATTCACATCCTCTGGATGAATCTCGTCACCGATGGCCTACCCGGCATCACGCTGGCCGCCGAGCCCGCGGAGCCGGACAGCATGCAACGTCCACCGCGCTCCCCTCAGGAGAGCTTACTGGCGGGTGGCCTGTGGCAACATGCGCTGCGCGTGGGGCTGCTCATGGCCGCGCTGGCGTTGGGCACGCAGGCGCTCACCATTCGCGACGGCAACAGTCATTGGCAGACGATGACGTTCACCGTGCTCACGCTCTCGCAGCTGTTCCACCTGATGGCGATTCGCTCCGAGCGGATCTCGATCTGGACGCTGGGCGTACGCGGCAATCCGGCGCTGTTCTATGCCGTCGTGGCGGCATTCGGGCTGCAGATGGCCACGCTCTACGTGCCGGCCATGAATCGCATCTTCCACACGGTGCCGCTGTCGTGGCGGGAGCTCGCGGTGTGTGTGGCGGTGTCGTCGGTCGTGCTGTTCGCCGTGGAGGGCGAGAAGTGGTGGCTGCGCCGCCATCACCCCTCCAGCGGCTTCCCCTCATGA
- a CDS encoding RagB/SusD family nutrient uptake outer membrane protein has protein sequence MTTFRHRQARTLLFAAACASVVACNSADIANYNSPNTSQLEGSPNAATVNTTVAGVLSGSRAGAGTWASTLGIFGREIMNLDGAEPRNVLALLIGPLEPGGFGTDAGWSNSYRNLRTAYTILDVVDAVPDYTAAQKSGVKGFVKTFMALEYMNQLRVRDTFGLVFDVPKDPTVQGVFITRDEAYTKTAALFDDAKTDLAAAGTAFPFTLTTGFTGFSTPANFLRVNRGLKARLEVYRGRWADALTALNESFISTAAGTTAGFATGVYHVYSTASGDATNPLFDPAPRAIVAVPEFLTDARLRTDGSRDLRATSKAVVGTVNLATQGISSNVRPIVYPTNVTSIPIIRNEELILLRAEANIGLGNRAAAIADLNFVRTNAGGLPALASDFAGDLVTELLYDRRYSLFFEYGHRWVDARRYGRLGELKKQLTTHRVFPLVPIPVDECNQRLAAPPKGCVNVLGG, from the coding sequence ATGACCACATTCCGTCATCGCCAGGCGCGCACCCTGTTGTTCGCTGCCGCCTGTGCCAGTGTCGTCGCGTGCAATTCGGCTGACATCGCGAATTACAACAGCCCGAACACGTCGCAGCTGGAAGGTTCGCCGAACGCCGCAACGGTGAACACCACCGTGGCCGGTGTGCTGTCCGGCTCGCGTGCCGGCGCCGGCACCTGGGCCAGCACGCTCGGCATCTTCGGCCGCGAGATCATGAATCTCGATGGCGCCGAGCCACGCAACGTGCTCGCCCTGCTGATCGGACCGCTGGAGCCGGGTGGTTTCGGCACCGACGCCGGTTGGTCGAACTCGTATCGCAATCTCCGCACCGCCTACACGATTCTCGATGTCGTCGATGCGGTGCCCGACTACACCGCCGCGCAGAAGAGCGGGGTGAAGGGATTCGTGAAGACGTTCATGGCGCTCGAGTACATGAACCAGCTGCGCGTGCGCGACACCTTCGGCCTCGTGTTCGATGTGCCCAAGGATCCTACCGTGCAGGGTGTCTTCATCACCCGTGACGAAGCGTATACGAAGACTGCCGCGCTGTTCGACGACGCGAAAACCGATCTCGCCGCAGCGGGCACCGCGTTTCCGTTCACACTGACCACCGGCTTCACCGGCTTCAGCACGCCAGCGAATTTCCTGCGCGTGAACCGTGGCCTCAAAGCGCGCCTCGAGGTGTATCGTGGTCGTTGGGCAGACGCGCTCACGGCGCTGAATGAATCGTTCATCAGCACCGCAGCCGGCACGACTGCTGGTTTCGCGACCGGCGTATACCACGTGTACAGCACGGCGTCGGGCGACGCGACGAACCCGCTGTTCGATCCGGCGCCGAGGGCCATCGTGGCGGTTCCGGAGTTCCTCACCGACGCGCGCTTGCGCACGGATGGTTCGCGAGATCTGCGGGCCACATCCAAGGCCGTGGTCGGCACGGTCAATCTGGCCACGCAGGGCATCAGCTCGAACGTACGCCCGATCGTGTATCCCACCAACGTCACGTCGATCCCGATCATCCGGAACGAAGAGCTCATCCTGCTTCGCGCCGAGGCCAACATCGGACTCGGCAACCGCGCCGCCGCGATCGCCGACCTGAATTTCGTGCGCACCAATGCCGGTGGATTGCCGGCGCTGGCGTCCGACTTCGCCGGCGATCTGGTCACCGAGCTGCTGTACGATCGCCGCTACTCGTTGTTCTTCGAGTACGGTCATCGTTGGGTCGACGCACGCCGCTACGGCCGCCTCGGCGAGCTCAAGAAGCAGCTGACCACGCACCGCGTATTCCCGCTGGTCCCGATCCCGGTAGACGAATGCAACCAGCGCTTGGCCGCTCCGCCCAAGGGGTGCGTGAACGTGCTCGGGGGATAA
- a CDS encoding SusC/RagA family TonB-linked outer membrane protein, with protein MTGVFARGGLLAAALALFAAPLAAQTRTISGKVLEEGSRAPITAAQLQVTGTAIGALSRDDGSFTLVNVPAREVILMVRRLGYPMTRITVGASQSTLEIVLKKDVLNLDQVVVTGQATGISRRNLANDVATVSGADVNKVSSQSIENAFQGKIAGAQISQSTGAPGGGNRIRIRGISSILGSAQPLYVIDGVIVSDVSIGSGTNKVTRAAGTGISVGNQENPVNRIADLNPNDIENVDILKGSAAAAIYGSKASGGVIIITTKRGRAGKPKFSLRLGGGTSDLAYRNGSRKFNTLADAVTVFGAGITPFYDANRVLDYESLAYGNRPMNSDVSLNVSGGSEDTKYFLSISRRNEDGIVENTFARKTSARINLDQRISKRLNLQVGNEILNNANDRGLFGNDNAGNSIAYSLTKIPSFLDLRRNADGTWPVNQFYPSNPLQTIDQFKNGENVWRNITTSRLTADLLASDKNTLQFIAYGGVDLLNQSNLIFSPPTLQYEPVDGLPGTSANSKTTNIQRNINLNLVHGWTPQSSLKITSQLGTQFEERDLNQTRASAQNLLGGLEVVTSGTVRDVDESRLRVEDFGVFAQTEMLWREKLLFTAGARADRSSNNGDVKKFFLFPKAATSYRFTDLAPGLVDEAKIRLAYGETGNQPLYGQKFTNLDLSSVGGLGAFRVGSVRASSDLRPERQREIEAGLDLNVFRNRGTFAVTGFRRNISDLLITRTLAPTTGFSSETSNGAEMQVTGAEVSINAFPVQTPTWGWNARLNWGTSRSKVTSLPVPAFLLGTLQTGAVRIEQGKSATQLFGNDTLPQAGGRVVVPVLMGDGNPLWSAGLSNEVRFKSLSLYALLDQQKGGMLANGTWRHYDLGQNSRDYEELDAAGRKIGEVRRTTYLQVTRIFYQDASYVKLREVTLTWDIPQKWVAKTWAGASGAKLSLSGRNLYWWTKFRGGDPEAQNFGAGGVPDAIQRNRELAAYPASRSYWLNFSLDF; from the coding sequence ATGACCGGAGTATTCGCGCGCGGAGGCCTGCTCGCCGCAGCCCTCGCGCTCTTCGCCGCCCCGCTCGCTGCGCAGACGCGCACGATCAGCGGCAAGGTGCTCGAAGAAGGATCGCGAGCGCCGATCACCGCGGCGCAGCTGCAGGTCACCGGCACCGCGATCGGTGCGCTCTCGCGTGACGACGGATCGTTCACCCTCGTGAACGTCCCCGCCCGCGAGGTCATTCTCATGGTGCGGCGCCTCGGCTACCCGATGACCCGCATCACCGTCGGCGCATCGCAGAGCACCCTCGAGATCGTACTCAAGAAGGACGTGCTCAATCTCGATCAGGTCGTCGTGACGGGTCAGGCCACCGGTATCTCGCGCCGCAACCTCGCCAACGACGTGGCCACTGTGAGTGGTGCCGACGTGAACAAGGTGTCGTCACAGTCCATCGAGAATGCGTTCCAAGGCAAGATCGCCGGTGCGCAGATTTCGCAGTCCACCGGTGCGCCCGGCGGCGGTAATCGCATTCGCATCCGCGGTATCTCCTCCATTCTCGGTTCCGCCCAGCCGCTGTACGTCATCGACGGTGTCATCGTCTCCGACGTGTCCATCGGCTCAGGCACCAACAAGGTCACGCGCGCCGCGGGCACCGGCATCTCCGTGGGCAACCAGGAGAATCCGGTCAACCGCATCGCCGACCTCAATCCGAATGACATCGAGAACGTCGACATCCTCAAGGGGTCGGCGGCCGCCGCCATCTACGGATCGAAGGCGTCGGGCGGTGTCATCATCATCACCACCAAGCGTGGGCGGGCCGGCAAGCCGAAGTTCTCGCTGCGTTTGGGCGGCGGCACGTCGGATCTCGCGTATCGCAACGGCTCGCGCAAGTTCAACACGCTGGCCGACGCCGTGACCGTGTTCGGCGCCGGCATCACGCCGTTCTACGACGCCAACCGCGTGCTCGACTACGAGTCGCTGGCGTACGGCAACCGCCCCATGAACTCGGACGTGTCGCTCAACGTCAGTGGCGGTAGCGAGGACACCAAGTACTTCCTGTCGATCAGCCGTCGCAACGAAGACGGCATCGTCGAGAACACCTTCGCCCGCAAGACGAGCGCGCGCATCAATCTGGATCAGCGTATCTCCAAGCGGCTCAATCTGCAGGTCGGCAACGAGATCCTGAACAACGCGAACGACCGCGGCCTGTTCGGCAACGACAACGCCGGTAACTCGATCGCCTACTCGCTCACCAAGATCCCGAGCTTCCTCGACCTGCGGCGCAACGCCGACGGCACCTGGCCGGTGAACCAGTTCTACCCGTCCAATCCGCTGCAGACGATCGACCAGTTCAAGAACGGTGAGAACGTGTGGCGCAACATCACGACGTCGCGCCTCACCGCCGACCTGCTCGCCAGCGACAAGAATACCCTGCAGTTCATCGCGTACGGTGGTGTCGACCTGCTGAATCAGTCGAATCTGATCTTCTCGCCGCCCACGCTGCAGTACGAGCCGGTCGACGGATTGCCCGGCACCTCGGCCAACTCGAAAACCACGAACATCCAGCGCAACATCAACCTGAATCTCGTGCACGGATGGACGCCGCAGTCGTCGCTCAAGATCACGTCGCAGCTGGGCACGCAGTTCGAAGAGCGTGACTTGAACCAGACGCGTGCGTCGGCACAGAACCTGTTGGGCGGTCTCGAAGTCGTCACGTCGGGTACGGTGCGCGACGTCGACGAATCGCGCCTGCGCGTGGAAGACTTCGGTGTCTTCGCGCAGACGGAAATGCTGTGGCGTGAGAAGCTGCTCTTCACGGCCGGTGCCCGCGCCGACCGCAGCAGCAACAACGGCGATGTGAAGAAGTTCTTCCTCTTCCCGAAGGCCGCCACGTCGTACCGCTTCACCGACCTCGCTCCGGGATTGGTCGACGAGGCCAAGATCCGCCTGGCGTACGGCGAAACGGGTAACCAGCCGCTGTATGGCCAGAAGTTCACGAACCTCGACCTGTCGAGCGTGGGCGGACTCGGTGCCTTCCGCGTCGGCAGTGTGCGCGCGTCTTCGGACCTGCGCCCCGAGCGTCAGCGTGAAATCGAAGCAGGTCTCGACCTGAACGTGTTCCGTAACCGCGGCACGTTCGCCGTGACCGGATTCCGTCGCAACATCTCCGATCTGCTCATCACGCGCACGTTGGCCCCCACCACGGGCTTCAGCAGCGAAACGTCGAACGGCGCCGAGATGCAGGTGACGGGTGCAGAAGTCTCGATCAATGCATTCCCGGTGCAGACGCCCACGTGGGGCTGGAATGCGCGCCTGAACTGGGGCACGAGCCGCTCCAAGGTCACGAGCCTTCCCGTGCCGGCGTTCCTGCTTGGCACGCTGCAGACCGGTGCCGTGCGCATCGAGCAGGGCAAGTCGGCCACGCAGCTGTTCGGCAACGACACGCTGCCGCAGGCCGGCGGACGTGTGGTGGTGCCGGTGCTGATGGGCGATGGCAATCCGCTGTGGAGCGCGGGCCTCAGCAACGAAGTACGCTTCAAGAGTCTGTCGCTGTACGCGCTGCTCGATCAGCAGAAGGGCGGCATGCTCGCCAACGGCACGTGGCGTCACTACGACCTCGGACAGAACTCGCGCGACTACGAAGAGCTCGACGCCGCCGGCCGCAAGATCGGTGAAGTGCGCCGCACCACGTACCTGCAGGTCACGCGCATTTTCTATCAGGACGCGTCGTACGTGAAGCTGCGCGAAGTCACGCTTACCTGGGACATCCCGCAGAAGTGGGTCGCCAAGACGTGGGCCGGTGCCAGCGGGGCGAAACTCTCGCTGAGCGGACGCAATCTGTACTGGTGGACGAAGTTCCGCGGTGGCGATCCGGAAGCGCAGAACTTCGGCGCCGGCGGTGTGCCCGATGCCATTCAGCGGAACCGCGAACTCGCGGCGTATCCTGCCAGCCGTAGCTACTGGCTCAACTTCAGCCTGGACTTCTGA